GGTCAAaagcaatttaaaaaaaaattgtagatcAACATCCGTGTATGTATTCGTGTAAAACGGAAATGTCGCTAAAGAAGATCAAGAGAGAGTTTTAAGTTGTAAATGCGAAATGTAATGTAGTAATAAAGGTTTCATATTTAGCATCTCTTGGTGGTTCGACGAGTAATTCGATCAAAAAGTTTCAACAAGATTTTGTTCAATTTCTTTTTAACGTAGAATAGGTAAAGTGATAATGATTAGTAAATACGAATTGGTTAGATACTCAGCATGTCAATATTTAGAATATTAAGagcaaattaataatttgtgaGTAGAGCGAGGAACTTGTAAATTAGAGGAGCAGTATAGTGGGCTTCATGGCCCATGGCACAATGGGCCAGCCCAAGGCCCAGTAGAATCTTTCTTTTTGGGCCTTTCTGAAGGATAGTTAAAGCTCAATTTGGTCAAAGTGCGTAAATGGAACTGAAAGGCTCTTCAGCTGAGTTCTGTTTGAAATTAAGAAGAGGACTATGaattaggggtgtcaacgagccgaacacgagcgagctggtcTGGCTCGTGTTTGACTTATTTTATAAATGAGCCGATTCGGttcattaaaatatcgagccgaaaaattcaactcgcGTTCAGCTCATTTATTAATGAGCCGTACAAGAACCGGCTTACGGACAATGAGTTAAAACAATTAGAAaggatatatatagaaaataaatttgtgagaTCTTactcattagattttgatctaatggttgaaattttacaaaCAGATGggcttttttatatttgagttggactaaaaatcaaagaataaaaatatgtattatatttatatataaatattaaatatttatataaatataaaaatatatatatatccaagctgttatcgagccgaacacaaacGAACTGACCCCAGGTCttagcttgtttattaaacgagctgaaaaactCAGCTTGCTTAGTCAAtttgatctcgagctcatttcgaaccaaacacgaaCCGGCTCGAAAACAGCGAGCTAGATTATCCCCCAACTAGGAACGAAGTGGACTATAGTAGATTTGAAACATCCTTTTTAATCTATATTTGGCTCAAATGTGTTAGAAACGGCAtttctattttagaaaaattgataatttttaagcCAAATCAAATGTGAAATCATTCAATGAAACTTCTTCCTCTACCGCCACCAACACCACATCGTTTGCTAATCGCCGTGATGTCACGTAACCACCTTTAGTGTTTGCACTACAATTCCATCTTCTTCTTGTTTGCATCAACATGACCACACTAACGACTACCACAGTTGTCGCAACTTATCGCCATAGTTCTCTATATGATCTTCTACGAATATTGTTAGTGTAGTAATCTGtacaatgtaaaagaaaaaaaaaaaaacgatgaaAGAAGCAACAATAACGAATGAGATTCAATTTGTCGATAAAGAAATGTAACAGCTAAAGAAAGTGCAAAAAAAATTCGGtttgattcaaataaaaaaatatatatttatatggagAACTTGAGCTGATTAAGAGGAACCCATACTCAACAATGATTAgtttggttcaagcaaaaaatgagaaaaattcgGTTCAAtttaagcaaagaaaaaaaaaatatacggatgatttgaattgttttggGATGGAACCCACATCCAACAACGAAAAAAATATTACCCTAtgacaaattttatatatatatatagagagagagagagagagagttgacaaattatataaatattatcatgaaggtggtgcttttgagtttttagccattgaatgatgagatgtgaggttgagatgatggtggtaggtggaatagtgtttgatccaaagactattagcaatcaaggagtagatccaagggctagaaatttAGAAGTACCAAGGGattggtacttctaaaagtattctagctgtgctcttacaagcaccaagcactttgtgcttgtaaattttttaccgttatatctatgcctttgatcatttttatccgttagattatactattcaaccaaccacccactcaaccctagggggcccacatcatcctaaccgcacattccttaattcAAGGgtcaaaaacttacaagcaccaagtgcttagtACTTTTATAAGCAgcatagctggactatatatatatatatatatatatatatatatatatatattcgtatGATTCATCATAAATGCAAAAACTCTCAAAAGATAAtcagattataaaaaaaaaaaaaaaaaaagaaaaactggtGAGGTTACCTGTTGGCCAGCTTGGCTGAAGTGTCAAAGCAATAATGCCAGGAAtacataattttaatggtgACAACCAAGCAAGATAAAATAGATGGTGAGCAGCAGTGACCACTGTAAGCCATTTTTAGGCCATTTTGGTCCCTGGCAACGAACTTAGTCCCACTCCTCTTTAATTGTTGGACTCTTCTTAGTTCCCCCACACCCCACACGCCAGTAGATCCAAATCCACACCTAAATCCAATCCTCCTATATCCactcattaaaaaaattatttctaaacatAAAGTCAATGAGAAAAATATGTCAGATTCTTATTGAACTCTGACATGTAATTTATCTTCTTCAATATACCACGTATTGTACttttaatttgatacaaaatatacatatttaatTTTCCTGAAAATTTATGCTGTTAGCACATAAGTACTTCTCGGATAAAAATAACATACACTTAACTCTTCACgaggaagaaaaaagagtagaaaaatACGGAAGTGCATTTggttatttcattattttttaacatcgtaatctgataaaatatttttgacctTTTGAATAGGGTTAAATACATATTTCTTGATACTACCTATAtctaagaaaaaatttaaaatatttagattttttttgtgattttattcttCTTGTTTCACACGATATCAAAGCAAAGAGTTTTGAGTTCGAATTCTATAAAACTTctagtataattaatattttttttagattaaatttatttattaaatagatttaaaaatattaaatttaaataaaaatttaatataaaatattaaaaaatatcatcCTGAAGCAACTAGTATTTTGCGCTTCTCCTCCTATATTCCTGAGCGGAGCATTCCTAAGGTTTCATTTGGAATTGCGGAAAGATTGTGTTACGTGCGGTGGAAAAGTACAGtgaaaaaatatcatgtttgttttcgtgcgtaatattgcgtttcgcatATCGCGATTAGTCGGTTAccatatattttctacggtctcACCGAAAAATACAGAAACAtattcctatatacttttttttcaattttattttatctaataatatttgATAGGTCTCAGATTCTTATTGAACTCTGACATGTAATTTATCTTCTTCAATATACCACGTATTGTACttttaatttgatacaaaatatacatatttaatTTTCCTGAAAATTTATGCTGTTAGCACATAAGTACTTCTCGGATAAAAATAACATACACTTAACTCTTCACgaggaagaaaaaagagtagaaaaatACGGAAGTGCATTTggttatttcattattttttaacatcgtaatctgataaaatatttttgacctTTTGAATAGGGTTAAATACATATTTCTTAATTCTCACCGATAtctaagaaaaattttaaaatatttagatttttttttgtgattttattctcctcgtttcacatgatatcaacGCAAAGAGTTTTGAGTTCGAATTTTATAAAACTTCTAGTataattaacattttttttagattaaatttatttattaaatagatttaaaaatattaaatttaaataaaaatttaatataaaatattaaaaaatatcatcCTGAAACAACTAGTATTTTGCGCTTCTCCTCCTATATTCCTGAGCGGAGCATGCCTAaggtttcgtttgggattgcggagagattgcgttacgtgcggtgggaaagtacgttggaaaaatatcttatttattttcgtgcgtaatattacgttccgcatattgcgattAGTCGGTTACCATATATTTTCTACGATTTTATCGGAGAACGCcgaaatatatttctatatatttttttcacaactttattttatctaatagtattTGATACTCTTGATGCCAAACAAAGCCTAAGGCATAGATTAAGCACTAGTCCTATTGCATGGGGCTCCATTATTCTAAGCTTTTTTTCTTCGTCTCGGCGCAAGTAAACAAAGCAAGCGCGAGGTCAAACGCCCatgaggtagagagagagagagagagagagggcatgggcggaggagagagaaagctcTTCCCCTTTTCTGAGACGTGGGGTCATCGTGACGGTGGGTTCTATGGATTACGACGCATTAAATTAGCTATTCCGATAGGAGATCGGGGTAAGATCTTGATGGGCTCCCGCTTCGTAGAAGTTGGAGCTTCTCTTGTTCCGTTCCCTTCTTCGATCGCATCGAATCGCCTCTTCGGTGAGTTGTTTCTCAGATTTCTCTCTTTTGATCGCcttttttgatggattttggtgaGGGGTATGCGAAAAGACGAGGTTTTGGGAGCAACCCGTGTGTAAATAGTCGTAGCTTTTTGGGTATTTGTTTGTGGGGATGTGTAAAGGCTAGGGTTTTGGATCTCCTTGATTCGTGTTAGTAGATCTGTTTTGGGAGTTCTTCGTGGCTTTGTTTTGATCCAAAAATAATCCTTTTTGTATGCTTGGAGTTCAGATTCTGAATTGGGAATTAATTTATACTCTTGATTTAGCTTTTCCAGCTTAGTATGTTAGTTAGATTCTGTATGAGCTTCTCTAATGCTTGCTTTTTTGACTTAATTTGTGTCTTTGCACAGAGTAGAACTTGTGGTTTCACAtctgagaaagaaaagagagagagctctttGAATGGATCCAACAAATAGGAGACCAGTTTATGAAAATTCGTCCAATATGGTTGACCCATCTGGAAATTTCAACCCAAATCAGCTTTACTCCCAATTTGATTCAGGAAATTTATGCTTTGATTCGAGAATGAAACAACCCCTTCTCGAATTTCCCGCTTCATTCGACAACCCAACCATTCAGCGAATCGAATCTGCTCCTTTTGTTAACAACCAGGCCATGAATTGGGATCCAAGGGCAATGCTTACCAACCTCTCCTTCCTTGAGCAGAAGATCCACCAGCTCCAAGATTTGATCCGTTCGATCATTACAGATGAAGCCCAGTTCTCCGTCCAACCGAATGAGCTCGCTGCACAGCAACAGCTCGTAACTGCGGATTTAACTTGTATCATAATTCAGCTGATCTCCACTGCTGGAACACTTCTCCCCTCGGTGAAGAATACCATCGTTGCGAATAGTCCGCCAATTCAACAGTTGGCAAGCATAATTGGTTCAACCTCGAGTTCTGGTTCAAATGGTGCTTCGCATCAAAATAAGGACTTCTCTTCAGAGGGACAAACTAATAAAGAATATGAGGATATGCTCAGAGATTTGAGTGAAAATGGGATTGAGGGCATCGACCCGATTCAGGTCGAAGATCAAGAGGTCAAAGACAGCGAAGACGGGGGTGCAGATGGAGAGAACCTTCCACCTGGATCATACGAAGTCTTACAACTGGAAAAAGAGGAGATTTTAGCACCCCACACCCATTTTTGTTCAATCTGTGGGAAAGGGTTTAAACGTGATGCGAATCTAAGGATGCATATGAGAGGCCACGGAGATGAATACAAGACCCCTGCGGCCCTTGCCAAGCCTACTAAAGAGGCAAGTTCTGAGCCGGTCCTTGTCAAGAGGTACTCATGCCCGTTTATTGGGTGCAAAAGGAATAAGGAGCACAAGAAATTCCACCCATTGAAGACGATTTTATGTGTAAAAAACCATTATAAAAGGACCCACTGTGATAAGAGATATACTTGCAGTAGATGCAACACTAAGAAGTTTTCGGTGATTGCCGATCTCAAGACGCATGAGAAGCACTGCGGCCGCGATAAATGGCTTTGCTCATGCGGAACAACATTTTCTAGAAAGGATAAGCTTTTTGGGCATGTGGCTCTTTTCCAAGGCCATACACCGGCACTCCCTTCGGAGGAAACAAAAGTTAAAGAGATCAATAAAGTTGAGGGCGTGTCCACAAAATCCGTCGAACACCAAGACGTTCTAGACATTAAAGCTCTCGATAATGATCGTGAATACTTCTCTCCTATGAACTTTGATTCGTTCAACTTCGGAGGGCTTGATGAATTCCCAAGAACGGCCTTTGATCCCTCGGAGAGTTCATTCTTGTTCCTTCCTCCTGGATCGTGTGGCTTCGATCAAAAGAACGGAGAGAACTGAATTCAGATCATTGTGGGTAACTGCGGTTCATGGAAGAAGCACAGTTGTAGGTGTATCTTATCAGTTTATTGTTTTTGCTAAATTTTGCAGTTTTTCAGCTTTTGGTGTCAGGAGAACCTTATGATTTATATCTAGTTGGAGTTGGTCTTACTCTTATATATTtgacatttattattattaataaatggCCATGTTGACGTATAATCTGGTTGAATTGTTCTACTCTGCATGACATTTTTCTGTTTCTCTTGATATATTTTGCAAGTATAGTAACATTATTGACATTATTGTACTAAGAACAGATTAGCTattgttaaatttgatcaaattcagTAATCGATGACTGGGTTCAAGTGCTCCCTCTCTCTGGTAAAGTTTGCTCCGCTAATATGACCctccttactctctctctctcaatagtAAAGTTTGCTCTGTTAATATCACTATACTACTGAAATGGCTGACCTAAATATcgattttatttcaattattcAGTATCTTATGGTGCCACGGATTTATGCGGAATTTCTGGGTACTTCGATAGTAATCGGAATTATTTTACCTATCTCACTGGGGACCAGACAGTGAGgcaaaattattaaaaagttCAAGACTCTCTCTCCCTTATGGTCAATGTATAGCTGGAATGTGATTGATATGTGCATCCTGAATTTTATATTAGTCCCTTCCATGGAAAAACTTGATCTAATTAGTTATcagaatattatttttcatgtgTGAATCATTGCATGATTCCTTTATTGAGagtatctttttttaaaaaaattgttatttccTGTTCAAATTTGGCTCTTACGTCGCTTTAAGGGGTGCATTTTATCTTTCTATGTTTCTAACTTGTAATGAGCCATGTAAGCGAGTTGGTCTATAGTTAAACCATTTCTTTTGAATAGAGATTAAAGCTGGCTTTGACAGTATGGGGTTAAACCATTTGAAAATGCATTAAAGAGAGAATGTTAAGCAAAATCTCACTGTAACTCCCCCTAAATTCAGAATTTGATCTCTCAAATCAGCAGAGATATatattgatctaaaattttgCAGATTACTTGCGAGTAATTTCATCGATAAATTTGCATGACTCAAATCTGCAACAAAAATTGGGTTATATTACACAAAAAGTGTATATTTAGTAGGGAAATATCGATTCTTCTCAAGCAATGTATA
The nucleotide sequence above comes from Ananas comosus cultivar F153 linkage group 17, ASM154086v1, whole genome shotgun sequence. Encoded proteins:
- the LOC109723251 gene encoding zinc finger protein STOP1 homolog, which codes for MDPTNRRPVYENSSNMVDPSGNFNPNQLYSQFDSGNLCFDSRMKQPLLEFPASFDNPTIQRIESAPFVNNQAMNWDPRAMLTNLSFLEQKIHQLQDLIRSIITDEAQFSVQPNELAAQQQLVTADLTCIIIQLISTAGTLLPSVKNTIVANSPPIQQLASIIGSTSSSGSNGASHQNKDFSSEGQTNKEYEDMLRDLSENGIEGIDPIQVEDQEVKDSEDGGADGENLPPGSYEVLQLEKEEILAPHTHFCSICGKGFKRDANLRMHMRGHGDEYKTPAALAKPTKEASSEPVLVKRYSCPFIGCKRNKEHKKFHPLKTILCVKNHYKRTHCDKRYTCSRCNTKKFSVIADLKTHEKHCGRDKWLCSCGTTFSRKDKLFGHVALFQGHTPALPSEETKVKEINKVEGVSTKSVEHQDVLDIKALDNDREYFSPMNFDSFNFGGLDEFPRTAFDPSESSFLFLPPGSCGFDQKNGEN